The Nocardia vinacea genome contains the following window.
GGACACCAACTTCGCACGGAAGATGTTGGTATCAGCCAATTTTGATGCCTCCCCAACGTGGGCGATGCCAAGTGGCGAGCGCCGTCGCCGGCGAGTGCCTCGGCGACGCGCTGGTTCGACAGGAGGTCGTGATGGCGGCTGGTCGGCGCGCATGATGAGCGCGGTGGTGCTGACGAGCACCCTCGTGTGTGGTCTCAGCTGGCATCGGCAGCCATCGCCGATCTCGAAGTGATGGCGGCCTCGAGGTCCACCTCATACCCGTAAGCCGTATCAGTACCGACCAAAGACAGTCTGCGAGTTCATGTTCGAGGCCTTCACGGCCTCCCGGCATGGACCCTGTTCCTTCGGCTGCCATGAGAGCTTCGCGAGGTCACCGACATCGCTTCCGAGACATGGTCGGCGGCATGCGGTTTCGGTTGCCGGCATGCGAGTCGACCGCGGCGACCATACCGTGGAATGCAGCTGTGGACCGTTGTGCCGTCGATCTTGCCGGGTGTTGCAGTAGCTGGTTGCGGTTGGCATTATTGGTCACCGTATGCCGTTGGTTTCTGATTCCGCGTCGCACAGCCTCGAGGGTTTGTCCGTTGGTGATGCGTTGGGTGCTCAGTTCTTCGTGCCCGGCAACTCCGTCGCTGATCTGCTCGCCGGGCGAGTGCCAGCGACCCCGTGGCAGTGGACCGACGACACCGAGATGGCCTGTTCGGTGTACTCGGAAGTCCGCGGCCGCGGCTGTGTCGACCGGGACGCGCTCGCAGGCGCTTTCGCCGATCGCTGCGAACCGTATCGTGGCTATGGCGGCGGCACAGTCGTTGTGCTGCACGAGATTCGCGACGGGCGCCCCTGGGAGGAAGCGGCCGCAGCTGCTTTCGACGGGCGCGGATCATGGGGAAACGGAGCTGCGATGCGGGTCGCCCCGCTCGGGGCGTACTTCGCTGGAGACCTGCGCCGAGCGGCAGCGCAAGCCGCGCTGTCCGCCGAGGTCACCCATCGGCACCCGGAAGCGATCGTGGGTGCCATGGCGGTCGCCGCCGCGGCGAGCCACGCTGCGGCGACTCGCGGAAAAGGCTGTGTACCAAGTGAATTGCTGCACGTGGTAGAGCCGTATCTGGTTGATGGTCGGACCGCGGACGGTGTCCGGCGAGCTCGAAAGCTACTCGGCCGATCGGTAGCCGAAGCAGCTTACGAGCTCGGCAACGGCGCACAAGTCAGCGCCCAGGACACGGTGCCGTTCACGCTGTGGGCAGCCGCCACCTTTCTCTGTGACTATCCGGCCGCCGTCACCGCGTGCATCGAGGCCGGCGGGGATGTGGACACGACGGCCGCGATCGTCGGTGGAATCGTGGCAGCACACACCGGGATCGGAAGCCGAGGCACGATACGCGGAATACCGGAACAGTGGTTGTCGGCACGTGAGCCCCTACCCGCATGGGCGACAGACTGACGCCGATCATCAGCGAGGCGAGCCAGCCGGGACACGTCGGCTGCTGCTGCCGCAGACGCAACACGCGATAATGCCGATGGGCTCCCGCATCGTCTACCTTCGCTACCAGCGCATGCGCTGAGTTGGTTTATGCCAGGCCGCCTCGGAGAGAGTTTCGAACCGTCCCATCCGGCAGTAGTTCCTCGTCTCCCTGTCGGCAACACCGACAACGAAGGACCAAGCATGCAAGCCATCATCGTTGGGAATCGTGACGCCGGTGTCGCCGGGATGACCCTGACTCACGACCTGCCTTACCCCCACGCCGCCGAGAACGACGTGATCGTGAAAGTACACGCCGCCGGGTTCACCCCTGGCGAGCTGGACTGGCCCGGCACCTGGACCGACCGCGCCGGCCGGGACCGGACCCCGAGCGTGCCTGGCCATGAGTTGTCGGGCGTGATCGTCGAGCTGGGGTACGGCACCACTGGTTTGACTGTCGGCCAGCGGGTCTTCGGTCTGGCCGACTGGACCCGCAACGGCACACTTGCCGAATACACCGCGGTGGAAGCCCGCAACCTCGCTCCCCTGCCCGCAGATATCGACTACATCGTGGCCGCCGCGCTGCCGATCTCGGGGCTGACCGCGTGGCAGGGCCTATTCGACCACGCCCGCCTCACCACCGGTCAGACCGTCCTGATCCACGGCGCCGCCGGCGGTGTCGGCTCGATCGCGGTGCAACTCGCCCGCGAGGCCGGGGCCCGAGTCATCGGCACCGGCCGGGCCCGCGACCGCGACCGCGCGCTCACGTTCGGCGTGCACACCTTCCTGGCCCTGGACACCGAGCCGCTGGAGCAGGCCGGCGAAGTCGATGTGGTATTCGACGTGATCGGCGGAGACGTCCTGGATCGCTCGACCACCCTGGTACGCGCCGGCGGAACCCTGGTCACCATCGCCATGCCACCCACGATCCAGCCCGACAACGGACGCGCCGTCTTCTTCGTCGTCGAGCCCGACCGGACCCAACTCACCGAGCTCGCCACGCGCCTGCGCGACGGCCGCATCAAGCCGGCCGTCGGTGCCGTCCGCCCACTCGCCGAAGCACCCGACGCCTTCAATCCCGGCAGGCACAGCCCCGGCAAGACGATCATCCGCGTCAGCGAAGAATGAACACACACCGCCGTTCAAGCTGATTGCGATCGGACGCCGAGTCGGAGACCTGGGCCCCGATCCCACGCCGATGCATTCCGACTGCAGAGAATACGAGACAGCAACAGCGCGCCGGCTGCAACCAGAGCGAGTAGCCGCTGGGGGCGCGGTCTCAGTCAAGCGCCGTCAGTGCTGAATCAAGCCGCCAACCGGGACGGGAGCGACGTGGCCGGTTGCTGGAAGGCGCTGAGCCAAGGCGAGGCCGATCTCCACGAGGGATGACCGGCGCAGGCAGGCGATGTCCGGGATCGGAGTCCAGACCGATTCAGCGGTCTCACCGTTGGGCTCAGGTCGGAGCTGACCGCCGGTGACACGGACCTGATAGAAAATGCCGACATTCTGGTGTTCGGCTCCGGCACGCGCGGCTGCCGCGGGTATCACCCTCGAATCCACGCCGAGCAGGCGTTCGACAATCCCGTGGCAACCAGTTTCTTCAGCGAGCTCCCGGGTCACCGCATCGAACGGATCCTCGGCGTGCTCGACCTGACCACCTGGGAGAGTCCAGCGGGTCTCGCCGCTCTGCGGTACGTGATGGGCGAGCAGCAACCGCCCGTTATCGATACAGACGGCGTACGCCGCCAGCCTGAAACTCATTCCCCAAAACACCCCGCCGGGGCACTTCGGGAGGACGCGGCACCGTCGGGGTCTGAGATACCGAAGACGTGGTAGGCGCGGGTCCGCGGCGGCGTCGTGCGCACCATAGAAACCAACAGCGCCCCGCTCGCCTCCAGCACTTGCAGCAGGCCGTCGGGCCCAGCCGCACGGTCTGCGTTCGCTGGGCCGCCGGCTCGTCGACTCTCCCAGCGGAACGGCACCTCGCCGTCCAAGGGCGGCGTTGTGGGGGCTAGTTGAACGGCAAGGTGGAGGTCTTCGGCAGTGACCCGGGCCCGGGGAGAGCCACTCTCAGCTGATCGGGACATCACCGAACCATACCCACAATCGAAGGGGCACACCGCAGTTGACTCATACGCTGTGCCTGCGCCCTGGGCGTGGCCGGTCCGGCCGACTGGTCGGGTTCGCCTGGTATCTGTTGACCGG
Protein-coding sequences here:
- a CDS encoding ADP-ribosylglycohydrolase family protein is translated as MPLVSDSASHSLEGLSVGDALGAQFFVPGNSVADLLAGRVPATPWQWTDDTEMACSVYSEVRGRGCVDRDALAGAFADRCEPYRGYGGGTVVVLHEIRDGRPWEEAAAAAFDGRGSWGNGAAMRVAPLGAYFAGDLRRAAAQAALSAEVTHRHPEAIVGAMAVAAAASHAAATRGKGCVPSELLHVVEPYLVDGRTADGVRRARKLLGRSVAEAAYELGNGAQVSAQDTVPFTLWAAATFLCDYPAAVTACIEAGGDVDTTAAIVGGIVAAHTGIGSRGTIRGIPEQWLSAREPLPAWATD
- a CDS encoding NADP-dependent oxidoreductase, with protein sequence MQAIIVGNRDAGVAGMTLTHDLPYPHAAENDVIVKVHAAGFTPGELDWPGTWTDRAGRDRTPSVPGHELSGVIVELGYGTTGLTVGQRVFGLADWTRNGTLAEYTAVEARNLAPLPADIDYIVAAALPISGLTAWQGLFDHARLTTGQTVLIHGAAGGVGSIAVQLAREAGARVIGTGRARDRDRALTFGVHTFLALDTEPLEQAGEVDVVFDVIGGDVLDRSTTLVRAGGTLVTIAMPPTIQPDNGRAVFFVVEPDRTQLTELATRLRDGRIKPAVGAVRPLAEAPDAFNPGRHSPGKTIIRVSEE
- a CDS encoding NUDIX hydrolase — translated: MSFRLAAYAVCIDNGRLLLAHHVPQSGETRWTLPGGQVEHAEDPFDAVTRELAEETGCHGIVERLLGVDSRVIPAAAARAGAEHQNVGIFYQVRVTGGQLRPEPNGETAESVWTPIPDIACLRRSSLVEIGLALAQRLPATGHVAPVPVGGLIQH